One region of Macadamia integrifolia cultivar HAES 741 chromosome 11, SCU_Mint_v3, whole genome shotgun sequence genomic DNA includes:
- the LOC122094089 gene encoding organelle RRM domain-containing protein 6, chloroplastic-like has product MAAILVKQLTGNRCLGFLSTWRPMLFSRRFSSQLFVSRLSFYTTQKDLKNLFEPFGTVTEARLIKDPTTQRPKGFGFVTFESVAEARKALQAMNGRIVAGRMIFVEVAKTTGPE; this is encoded by the exons ATGGCAGCTATTTTAGTGAAGCAGTTGACAGGAAATCGCTGCTTGGGATTTTTAAGCACTTGGAGACCTATGCTCTTCTCGAGGAGGTTCAGTTCCCAGCTCTTCGTCAGCA GATTGTCATTTTACACCACACAAAAAGATTTGAAAAATCTGTTTGAGCCATTTGGTACAGTCACAGAGg CTAGACTGATTAAGGACCCAACTACCCAGAGGCCTAAAGGTTTTGGTTTCGTGACTTTTGAATCTGTTGCTGAAGCACGCAAGGCATTGCAGGCTATGAATGGAAGG ATAGTTGCTGGAAGGATGATTTTTGTGGAAGTTGCAAAGACTACAGGACCTGAATGA